A single Paenibacillus sp. FSL R5-0517 DNA region contains:
- a CDS encoding metal-dependent hydrolase, with protein MLNITFHGHSSVQLGTEEKSLIIDPFLRGNELAVTKPEDIKTDVVLLTHAHMDHILDAEPIAKANNAKVVAIVELATYMSWKGLDTLGMNMGGTVDLGFAQAKMIQAFHTSGIVLEEEQRIMYAGLPAGYIITIGGKTILHAGDTSLFGDMKMIGDRHDIDVAFLPIGGHFTMGPEDALQAAEWFNAKLTIPVHYDTFPVIRQDAEHFVQQLAAKGLEGRVLAPGDSLTL; from the coding sequence TTGTTGAATATTACGTTCCATGGTCACTCCAGTGTACAGCTGGGCACAGAAGAAAAGTCACTGATCATTGATCCCTTCCTGCGTGGCAACGAGCTTGCCGTCACGAAGCCTGAAGATATCAAGACCGATGTTGTATTGCTGACACATGCACATATGGATCACATCCTTGATGCTGAACCTATCGCCAAAGCGAATAACGCCAAAGTTGTGGCTATTGTGGAATTGGCTACATATATGTCCTGGAAAGGTCTGGATACGCTCGGCATGAATATGGGCGGAACGGTGGATCTTGGCTTTGCTCAAGCCAAAATGATTCAGGCATTCCATACTTCCGGGATTGTGCTGGAAGAAGAACAACGGATTATGTATGCAGGTTTGCCTGCTGGATATATCATTACTATTGGTGGTAAAACGATTTTGCATGCAGGGGACACGAGTCTCTTCGGGGATATGAAAATGATTGGTGATCGTCATGACATTGATGTAGCTTTCTTGCCGATCGGTGGACATTTCACCATGGGACCTGAGGATGCACTGCAAGCGGCCGAATGGTTCAATGCCAAACTGACGATTCCGGTTCATTATGATACATTCCCGGTGATTCGTCAGGATGCGGAACACTTCGTGCAACAGCTGGCTGCAAAAGGGTTGGAAGGGCGTGTGTTGGCCCCGGGAGATTCTCTTACCCTGTAA
- the dctA gene encoding C4-dicarboxylate transporter DctA, producing MSFVKSLFFQIIVAVIIGIGVGILWPDLGSLLQPLGTGFIKLIKMIIAPLIFMVIVTGIAKIGDLSSVGRIGLKAIVWFEIATTVALVLGLGTANLLRPGAGMNVNPSTIDASGIEAKTNGSELPHTVDFIMNIIPTSVVDAFAQNALLQVLLVACLFGVALAATESKAKENVLTLIENLLGIVFRIIGYIMKLAPIGAFGAMAYTVGAYGASTLSSFGLLILACYGAALLFLIMLALAAWWITGLNFLQFVKYTRAEVMLAIGTGSSEVVMPRMMDKLTKAGCDRAVVGLVVPTGYSFNLDGASIYLSLATVFVAQAVGIELTLMQQITILLVLMLSSKGMAGVPGSAFLALSATAVAVNAFPVAAVALLLGADRFMDTMRVFTNLMGNCVAAFVVAKWEGLLDQKRMRAVLSGEISAAELEREEQAALSLLKLNLQDKQGKASVSPEMS from the coding sequence ATGTCATTTGTGAAATCACTTTTTTTTCAAATTATTGTCGCGGTAATCATCGGGATTGGGGTAGGCATCCTGTGGCCGGATCTGGGTAGCTTGCTGCAACCGCTCGGGACAGGGTTCATCAAATTGATCAAAATGATCATCGCACCATTGATATTCATGGTGATTGTCACAGGCATTGCCAAGATCGGAGATCTGAGTTCGGTAGGTCGTATCGGACTGAAAGCCATCGTGTGGTTCGAGATTGCAACTACAGTGGCGTTGGTGCTTGGATTGGGGACAGCCAATCTGCTTCGCCCAGGTGCCGGAATGAACGTAAACCCTTCAACCATAGACGCGAGTGGCATTGAAGCGAAAACGAATGGTTCCGAGTTACCGCACACGGTCGACTTTATTATGAATATTATTCCGACAAGTGTTGTGGATGCCTTCGCACAGAATGCACTTCTGCAAGTACTGCTCGTAGCCTGCCTGTTCGGGGTTGCGCTGGCAGCAACGGAGAGTAAGGCAAAAGAAAATGTACTGACGCTGATTGAGAACTTGCTCGGCATTGTGTTCCGCATCATCGGTTATATCATGAAACTTGCACCGATTGGTGCATTTGGAGCCATGGCCTACACGGTAGGAGCCTATGGGGCTTCCACATTGTCGTCCTTTGGTCTGTTGATTCTGGCCTGTTACGGTGCAGCACTGTTGTTTCTCATCATGTTGGCACTCGCTGCCTGGTGGATCACCGGGCTGAATTTCCTACAATTTGTGAAGTATACCCGTGCTGAAGTTATGCTGGCGATTGGAACAGGATCATCGGAAGTGGTGATGCCACGCATGATGGACAAACTAACCAAGGCGGGATGCGATCGTGCGGTTGTGGGTCTTGTGGTGCCGACGGGGTACTCGTTCAATCTGGATGGCGCTTCAATCTATTTATCATTGGCAACGGTATTTGTTGCTCAAGCCGTAGGGATAGAACTGACATTGATGCAGCAGATTACGATTCTGCTGGTGTTAATGTTAAGTTCCAAAGGTATGGCAGGAGTACCTGGCTCCGCATTTCTGGCCCTGTCCGCAACGGCAGTAGCCGTCAATGCTTTTCCGGTAGCAGCGGTTGCTCTGCTGCTTGGTGCAGACCGTTTTATGGATACAATGCGTGTTTTCACAAACCTGATGGGCAACTGTGTTGCAGCATTCGTGGTTGCAAAATGGGAAGGTTTGTTGGATCAAAAGCGAATGCGTGCCGTGCTGTCTGGGGAGATCAGTGCTGCTGAATTGGAAAGAGAAGAACAAGCTGCGCTCTCCTTACTGAAGTTGAATCTGCAGGACAAACAAGGGAAAGCTTCCGTTTCACCAGAGATGTCATAA
- the treC gene encoding alpha,alpha-phosphotrehalase — protein MSSNNTTPSSWWKTSTVYQVYPKSFNDTTGSGTGDIRGLTEKLDYLQHLGIDIVWLQPVYVSPQHDNGYDVADYYRINPDYGTMEDFDELLKGLKARDMKLMIDIVVNHSSTDHEWFQQSRSSKDNPYRDYYIWKDPAPDGGVPNNWQSKFGGPAWQYDELTGQYFLTLFDKTQADLNWENEEVRKAVRDMIKFWAEKGVDGFRMDVINLISKDQRFPDDDGSVSPGDGRKYYTDGPRVHEYITEMYDEVFGPYNMVTVGEMSSTTLEHCIRYSNPASREFSMTFNFHHLKVDYPNGQKWELMPYDFEAMKQLFSEWQTGMQAGGGWNALFLNNHDQPRALSRFADDGDYRAESAKMLATTIHGMQGTPYVYQGEEIGMPNPVWNDVSEFRDIESTNMYRLLQEERGKSAEEAFEIVKERSRDNSRTPMQWNGSQNAGFTTGTPWLKVDERYPSIHVEQQLADPDSIYYHYRRLIALRKQVNVLIDGLYERLDDAHPDVFAYARTNGSETLIVVSNFSKRDVTFSLPEAVWNDHIAGKSAELLIGNTEAAPALTQEILLSPYASYMWLVPQQD, from the coding sequence ATGAGTTCTAACAATACAACTCCGTCATCTTGGTGGAAGACATCAACGGTGTATCAGGTCTATCCGAAGAGTTTTAATGATACAACCGGATCGGGTACCGGAGATATTCGTGGATTAACCGAGAAGCTTGATTATTTGCAGCATCTGGGTATCGATATTGTGTGGTTGCAGCCGGTATATGTATCCCCGCAACATGATAATGGATATGACGTAGCGGACTATTACCGGATTAATCCGGATTATGGGACGATGGAGGATTTTGACGAGCTGTTGAAAGGTCTGAAGGCTCGCGATATGAAACTGATGATTGATATCGTGGTGAATCACTCTTCGACCGATCATGAGTGGTTCCAGCAATCCCGCTCTTCCAAGGATAATCCGTATCGGGATTATTATATTTGGAAAGATCCTGCCCCGGATGGCGGTGTGCCGAACAACTGGCAATCCAAGTTCGGTGGACCTGCTTGGCAGTATGACGAACTGACGGGACAATATTTCCTGACTTTATTTGATAAAACGCAGGCAGATCTGAATTGGGAGAATGAGGAAGTACGCAAAGCAGTACGGGATATGATTAAGTTTTGGGCTGAAAAGGGTGTAGACGGTTTCCGTATGGACGTGATCAACCTAATCTCCAAAGATCAGCGCTTCCCGGATGACGATGGCAGCGTATCACCTGGTGATGGACGCAAGTACTACACGGATGGACCGCGTGTACATGAATATATCACCGAGATGTACGACGAAGTATTCGGACCGTACAACATGGTGACTGTCGGAGAAATGTCCTCCACAACACTGGAACATTGTATCCGATATTCGAACCCGGCTTCCCGGGAGTTTTCAATGACGTTCAACTTCCATCACCTGAAAGTGGATTATCCGAATGGTCAGAAGTGGGAACTGATGCCGTATGATTTTGAAGCGATGAAGCAGCTCTTCAGTGAGTGGCAGACAGGCATGCAGGCGGGTGGAGGATGGAACGCGCTGTTCCTGAATAACCATGATCAGCCGCGAGCACTGTCCCGATTCGCTGATGATGGTGACTATCGTGCCGAGAGTGCCAAGATGCTCGCGACAACGATACACGGAATGCAAGGTACGCCTTATGTATACCAGGGTGAAGAGATCGGAATGCCGAATCCAGTCTGGAATGACGTTAGCGAGTTCCGCGATATCGAATCGACGAACATGTACCGCTTGCTTCAGGAAGAACGAGGGAAATCAGCGGAGGAAGCGTTCGAGATCGTGAAGGAGCGTTCCCGGGACAACTCCCGCACACCGATGCAATGGAATGGAAGTCAGAACGCCGGCTTCACTACGGGAACACCTTGGCTGAAGGTGGATGAGCGGTATCCTTCCATTCACGTGGAACAGCAGCTGGCTGACCCGGATTCGATCTACTACCATTACCGCAGATTGATTGCCCTGCGTAAACAGGTAAACGTGCTGATCGACGGTCTGTATGAACGCTTGGATGATGCCCACCCGGATGTATTTGCGTACGCACGGACCAATGGAAGTGAAACCCTGATTGTTGTATCCAACTTCAGTAAACGAGACGTCACGTTCTCGCTTCCGGAAGCGGTCTGGAATGATCACATTGCAGGCAAATCAGCTGAATTACTCATTGGTAATACAGAGGCGGCCCCTGCTCTGACGCAGGAAATCTTGCTCAGTCCGTATGCATCCTATATGTGGCTTGTACCACAACAGGACTAA
- the treP gene encoding PTS system trehalose-specific EIIBC component — MAIDKKQVEEIVRAVGGKENIEAATHCVTRLRFALHDESKVDTESLDQNDLVKGQFSSQGQFQVVIGPGLVDKVYDEMIQITGGDRSSKDDVKAVAGKKQNPIQRAIKTLSDIFIPILPAIITAGLLLGINNILTGPGIFFDGKSLVDVYPAWKDLASIINTIASTAFTFLPALIGWAAVKRFGGSPLLGIVLGLILVHPDLLSAYGYADAVNNGTVPTWNLFGWEIEKIGYQGQVLPVLVSAYLLAKMEIFLNKRVHDSIKLLVVAPVTLLITGFLAFTIIGPVTFAIANAITSGLIYVYDSYAALGGLIYGGLYALLVITGMHHTFLAVDVQLIGSQGGTFLWPMLALSNIAQGSAALAMMLVLREKKMRGLAATSSVSAFLGVTEPAIFGVNIRYRYPFIFGMVGSAIGGVLLTINNVQATSIGVGGVPGFLSIFPNKWGVFFIGMAIVLVVPFVLTVLFGRAKLRKEDRNASNGTDAEPTAATSQSASAVTSSTAKTEPNQRTRSAAQVGDEAVNTLEIMAPLTGQAVSLEQVPDPAFAEKQMGEGVAIEPSGNLVVAPFDAQVAHVIKSKHAVILEHASGLQVLIHVGINTVSLKGEGFNMHVEAGEHVKAGQKLLEFDRKVIEDAGYPLITPIIIPDGQDMVERVEVTTGDVTSNQNGVLKVHLKG; from the coding sequence ATGGCAATTGATAAAAAACAGGTTGAGGAGATCGTCCGGGCAGTCGGCGGCAAAGAGAATATTGAAGCTGCAACACACTGTGTTACACGACTCCGGTTTGCCTTGCATGATGAGAGTAAAGTGGATACCGAAAGCCTGGATCAGAATGATCTGGTTAAAGGACAGTTCTCTTCCCAGGGACAATTCCAGGTCGTTATTGGGCCTGGTCTGGTGGATAAGGTCTATGATGAGATGATTCAGATTACCGGTGGAGATCGTTCTTCCAAGGATGATGTGAAGGCGGTTGCTGGTAAAAAGCAAAATCCAATTCAGCGAGCGATTAAAACACTCTCGGATATTTTCATTCCAATCTTGCCAGCGATCATCACGGCAGGTCTTTTGCTCGGGATTAATAACATTCTGACAGGTCCAGGCATTTTCTTTGATGGAAAATCACTGGTGGATGTCTACCCAGCCTGGAAAGATCTTGCGTCCATTATTAATACGATTGCAAGTACAGCCTTCACGTTCCTGCCGGCTCTCATTGGTTGGGCAGCTGTAAAAAGGTTCGGCGGCAGTCCGCTGCTCGGGATCGTGCTTGGTCTCATTCTGGTACATCCCGATCTGCTGAGTGCATACGGTTATGCTGATGCCGTGAATAATGGCACAGTACCAACATGGAATTTGTTTGGTTGGGAGATTGAGAAGATCGGTTACCAAGGGCAGGTTCTGCCGGTACTGGTATCGGCCTATCTGCTTGCGAAGATGGAAATTTTCCTGAACAAAAGAGTTCATGATTCGATTAAACTGCTGGTCGTTGCACCAGTTACATTGCTGATTACCGGATTCCTGGCATTTACGATTATTGGACCGGTTACATTCGCCATTGCGAATGCAATTACATCCGGCTTGATCTATGTATACGATTCATACGCGGCGCTGGGTGGTCTGATCTACGGTGGTCTATATGCTCTGCTCGTCATCACCGGTATGCATCACACATTCCTTGCGGTGGATGTTCAGCTCATTGGTAGCCAGGGTGGTACGTTCCTGTGGCCGATGCTGGCATTGTCCAATATCGCACAAGGTTCAGCGGCACTTGCGATGATGCTTGTCCTGCGTGAGAAGAAAATGAGAGGACTTGCGGCAACATCCTCGGTGTCGGCCTTCCTCGGGGTTACTGAGCCGGCGATCTTCGGAGTAAATATCCGTTACCGTTATCCGTTTATCTTCGGTATGGTCGGTTCCGCAATTGGTGGTGTGCTGCTGACGATCAATAATGTTCAGGCAACTTCCATCGGTGTAGGTGGTGTACCGGGCTTCCTGTCGATTTTCCCGAACAAGTGGGGCGTCTTCTTCATCGGCATGGCGATCGTCTTGGTGGTACCGTTTGTACTGACGGTCCTTTTTGGCAGAGCCAAACTGAGAAAAGAAGATCGTAATGCAAGCAACGGAACGGATGCTGAGCCTACAGCGGCTACATCGCAATCTGCTTCGGCGGTTACCTCTTCCACTGCCAAAACTGAACCAAACCAGCGCACACGTAGTGCAGCTCAAGTAGGGGACGAAGCAGTGAATACGCTGGAAATTATGGCACCATTAACAGGCCAGGCCGTGTCACTGGAGCAAGTACCTGATCCGGCTTTTGCCGAGAAACAGATGGGTGAAGGTGTAGCCATTGAGCCTTCCGGCAACCTGGTCGTAGCTCCGTTCGATGCTCAAGTCGCTCATGTGATCAAGAGTAAACATGCCGTGATTCTTGAACACGCGAGTGGACTACAAGTTCTGATCCATGTCGGGATTAATACGGTATCGCTCAAGGGTGAAGGTTTCAACATGCATGTCGAAGCTGGCGAGCACGTAAAGGCTGGGCAAAAGTTGTTGGAATTTGATCGTAAGGTCATTGAAGATGCGGGATATCCGCTGATTACACCGATTATCATTCCAGATGGCCAAGATATGGTTGAACGGGTAGAAGTCACAACAGGTGATGTTACCTCTAATCAAAATGGTGTGTTGAAGGTCCATCTGAAAGGTTAA
- a CDS encoding chemotaxis protein, giving the protein MTRIAVMVIHGLGMRKDGYADKLITSLHKELDKVMVLPGASKQMLDIEPVYWADVFEEREEMLFQQLVSSPGLNYQSLRRFVIHYLADAVAYQPVENQGHNYDAVHRTLNQAMHTLAQRNGPEAPLCVVAHSLGAVIASNFFYDLQYPSSRIPEVVDVSSALERGDTLTNFYSFGTTLPLWSLRYHDFSCPIQVPSAQVNQYYAGLEGEWVNFYDRDDILGYPLRPIDPAYEKAVKEDIEVNSGGVAMSWNPLSHGGYFSNRSMNRRIAQGLARTWTWINRSI; this is encoded by the coding sequence ATGACACGTATTGCGGTGATGGTCATTCATGGGCTGGGTATGCGGAAGGATGGGTACGCGGACAAGCTGATTACTTCTTTGCATAAGGAATTGGACAAGGTGATGGTCTTGCCTGGAGCCTCCAAACAGATGCTGGATATTGAGCCCGTATATTGGGCGGATGTATTTGAGGAGCGGGAAGAGATGTTGTTTCAACAGCTCGTCAGCTCTCCGGGATTGAATTACCAGTCGCTGCGACGATTTGTCATCCATTACCTGGCTGACGCGGTTGCATATCAACCTGTGGAAAATCAAGGCCATAACTATGATGCCGTACATCGAACGTTGAATCAGGCGATGCATACCCTTGCACAGCGTAACGGACCCGAAGCTCCGCTCTGTGTAGTTGCCCATAGTTTGGGTGCCGTAATCGCGAGTAACTTCTTCTATGATCTGCAATATCCGTCCAGTCGTATTCCTGAGGTTGTGGATGTGAGCTCGGCGTTGGAGCGGGGGGATACGCTTACTAATTTTTACTCGTTTGGTACAACCCTGCCTTTATGGAGTTTGCGTTACCATGACTTTAGTTGCCCAATTCAGGTGCCCTCTGCCCAGGTGAATCAGTATTATGCCGGACTGGAAGGGGAGTGGGTGAACTTCTACGATCGGGATGATATTCTGGGTTATCCATTACGCCCCATTGATCCGGCTTATGAGAAAGCGGTCAAAGAAGACATTGAAGTGAACTCCGGCGGCGTAGCTATGAGTTGGAATCCGCTAAGCCATGGAGGGTATTTTTCCAATCGAAGCATGAATCGGAGAATCGCGCAGGGGCTTGCACGAACCTGGACCTGGATAAATCGTTCAATATAA
- a CDS encoding YkgJ family cysteine cluster protein has protein sequence MECRTGCAACCIAISISSPIPGMAHGKPAGVRCVQLTDDNRCGIFGQKERPAVCSGLQAEEEMCGSTDQEAFDILTWLEQETAPTVIAPKVV, from the coding sequence ATGGAATGCAGGACAGGCTGTGCCGCATGTTGTATCGCCATTTCCATATCATCACCGATACCGGGCATGGCTCATGGCAAGCCGGCAGGTGTACGTTGTGTGCAGCTTACAGATGATAATCGCTGCGGAATTTTTGGCCAAAAAGAGCGACCTGCCGTATGCAGTGGATTGCAGGCTGAGGAAGAGATGTGCGGTAGCACCGATCAGGAAGCATTTGATATTCTAACCTGGTTGGAGCAAGAAACTGCACCGACTGTCATTGCACCGAAAGTCGTTTGA
- a CDS encoding MFS transporter — protein sequence MRVLQQIHAEIRGWSRNIQLFFLASILYQIGNGMFSVLYNLYIQGLGYNDTMNGQIVSIQSLATAIMFVPIGLCGDLFSRKRLLITGALFSGIFLIGRSFDYSATGLIWFAVFSGLFAGVFQVLAIPYLAENVKKSQRLKMFSYYSSLVLASQVLGSLGGGVFADLLHTAGLAKVTGLQTVLFVGGAATLAAFIPLLFVTEDKAVPQTTTSAQSDPQPNADLKERLTNTVSTNDSVTKKKDSRLIGQFVVTQLLIGLGSGLVVPYLNLYFTNRFSVSLSGMSLLIALGQIMTIVSMLIGPTLAARVGSVRAVVIFQVMSLPFLLLTGFTNLLFIASLSFLFRQALMNAANPIHSAILVDRISDKRRGIANSLMQTAFMIGWATMGPVQSHLVTTYGTYWGYAITFSITGSLYVISSLMYYVMFREPKPSAASLAREA from the coding sequence TTGAGAGTTTTACAACAGATTCATGCTGAAATTCGCGGCTGGTCCCGCAATATTCAACTTTTTTTCCTGGCAAGCATTCTGTATCAGATCGGAAATGGCATGTTCTCTGTCTTGTACAATCTGTACATTCAGGGGCTGGGTTATAATGATACAATGAACGGCCAGATCGTAAGTATTCAATCACTCGCAACAGCCATTATGTTTGTTCCTATCGGTCTATGTGGTGATCTGTTCAGTCGCAAGCGGCTGCTCATTACCGGGGCGTTGTTCAGCGGAATCTTCCTGATCGGACGCTCCTTCGATTATTCAGCTACAGGACTGATCTGGTTCGCGGTATTTTCCGGCCTTTTCGCTGGTGTATTCCAAGTACTGGCCATTCCTTATCTAGCGGAAAACGTCAAGAAAAGCCAGCGGCTGAAGATGTTCAGTTATTATTCATCCCTTGTGCTTGCTTCCCAGGTGCTTGGTAGCCTAGGTGGCGGTGTATTCGCAGATTTGTTACATACGGCAGGACTCGCCAAAGTGACGGGACTTCAGACGGTATTATTTGTTGGTGGTGCAGCAACACTCGCTGCATTCATTCCACTGTTATTTGTAACCGAGGACAAGGCCGTCCCGCAGACAACCACTTCGGCGCAATCTGATCCTCAACCCAATGCAGATCTTAAAGAACGTTTGACAAATACCGTAAGCACAAATGATTCAGTCACCAAGAAAAAAGATTCCCGACTGATTGGTCAGTTTGTAGTAACCCAGTTATTAATCGGATTAGGTTCAGGACTGGTTGTCCCATACCTAAATCTGTATTTCACCAATCGCTTCTCGGTATCTCTGAGTGGCATGAGTCTGCTGATTGCACTTGGTCAGATTATGACGATAGTATCCATGCTAATTGGTCCTACCCTGGCCGCAAGGGTCGGGAGTGTACGAGCCGTAGTCATTTTCCAGGTTATGTCGCTGCCCTTCCTTCTATTAACAGGTTTCACCAACCTGCTGTTCATCGCTTCATTGAGTTTCTTATTCAGACAAGCGTTGATGAATGCAGCCAATCCCATTCATTCAGCCATCCTGGTGGATCGCATCTCGGACAAGCGCCGCGGGATCGCCAATTCACTGATGCAGACAGCTTTCATGATTGGATGGGCTACCATGGGCCCTGTTCAATCCCATCTGGTCACCACATACGGAACGTACTGGGGTTACGCGATCACATTCAGCATCACAGGCAGTTTATATGTCATTTCATCATTGATGTACTACGTAATGTTCAGAGAACCCAAGCCTTCGGCTGCCTCTCTCGCAAGAGAAGCATGA
- a CDS encoding O-methyltransferase gives MKNTNTTDLQHTWTQVDDYMNDLLIPSDSLLEQTLQTNAEAGLPAHDVTPNQGKLLQLLLQIQGASRVLEIGTLGGYSTIWMARTLPEHGRIVSLESESRHADLARTNITRAGLMHKVDLRVGPALITLPDVQEEYREPFDMIFIDADKPSNPDYLRWALRLTRPGSLIIGDNIVRDGEVIRTDSTDPRVQGVRSFLQLIADHPRLEATALQTVGSKGYDGFVIARVLDNPEPK, from the coding sequence ATGAAAAATACAAATACAACCGATCTCCAGCATACCTGGACCCAAGTCGATGACTACATGAACGATCTGCTGATCCCCTCCGATTCCCTGCTGGAGCAAACATTGCAAACCAATGCCGAAGCTGGACTGCCCGCTCATGACGTAACACCCAATCAAGGAAAGTTACTCCAGCTTCTGCTGCAAATCCAAGGCGCATCCCGTGTACTTGAAATCGGCACATTAGGGGGCTATAGTACCATCTGGATGGCAAGAACGCTGCCGGAACACGGACGTATCGTCTCCCTGGAATCGGAATCACGCCATGCGGACTTGGCGCGAACCAATATCACACGTGCAGGACTTATGCACAAAGTTGATCTGAGAGTTGGTCCTGCCTTAATCACCCTTCCCGATGTTCAGGAAGAATACAGGGAACCGTTTGATATGATCTTCATCGATGCTGACAAACCGAGTAATCCCGATTATCTGAGATGGGCCCTGAGACTGACTCGACCGGGAAGTCTTATTATTGGTGACAATATCGTCAGAGACGGTGAAGTGATTCGCACGGACAGCACGGACCCCAGAGTTCAAGGCGTTCGATCATTCCTGCAGTTAATCGCGGATCACCCCCGGCTTGAAGCTACAGCACTGCAAACGGTGGGAAGCAAAGGTTACGATGGATTCGTCATTGCTCGTGTGTTGGATAACCCTGAACCAAAATAA
- a CDS encoding LysR family transcriptional regulator yields MNLHGLRLFHAIVRYGGVTRAAEELNISQPAVSSQVKKFERELGIQLFVSEGRKLVLTDAGIQLTGYAERLFMLEQDVENFVQDFREGKKGLIRLTATYLPSNFLLPGWIARFKQMHEDVEIVVSTTNTRMAFDQLLRYEAEIAVYGGSGITHVGVQWDELFDDEMWFVVHPDHPYAGQEIELHEMMAEPFIMREEGSATRERLVSLCTTNNLAAPRIALQFNGLNETISAVKAGYGANFISSLVVKEDVRQGKLARVFVREVQLRNTVAVCTRAGEVLSPAAQHLVKFIRQEAALMK; encoded by the coding sequence ATGAATCTGCATGGATTACGATTATTTCATGCCATCGTGAGATATGGCGGGGTCACTCGTGCCGCAGAGGAACTGAATATTAGTCAGCCTGCTGTATCTTCCCAGGTGAAAAAGTTTGAACGTGAATTGGGAATTCAGCTTTTTGTTTCGGAGGGGAGAAAACTGGTGCTTACGGATGCAGGGATACAGTTAACAGGTTATGCGGAACGGCTGTTCATGCTGGAGCAGGATGTCGAGAATTTTGTGCAGGATTTTCGGGAGGGCAAAAAAGGACTGATCCGTCTTACTGCAACCTATTTGCCTTCAAATTTTCTATTGCCAGGCTGGATTGCGCGGTTCAAGCAAATGCACGAGGATGTAGAGATTGTTGTGAGTACAACCAATACCCGGATGGCATTTGACCAGTTACTTCGCTATGAGGCAGAGATTGCAGTGTATGGTGGGAGTGGTATTACACATGTGGGTGTCCAATGGGACGAATTGTTTGACGATGAGATGTGGTTTGTTGTGCACCCAGACCATCCGTATGCGGGCCAAGAAATTGAGCTGCATGAGATGATGGCAGAACCGTTCATCATGCGCGAAGAAGGCAGTGCTACTCGTGAGCGACTCGTGTCCCTATGCACAACCAATAACCTGGCCGCTCCCCGCATTGCGCTTCAGTTCAACGGGCTGAATGAAACGATCAGTGCGGTGAAGGCAGGTTATGGGGCCAACTTCATATCTTCTTTGGTTGTGAAGGAAGATGTGCGGCAAGGTAAGCTCGCACGTGTGTTCGTTCGAGAAGTACAGCTGAGAAATACGGTTGCCGTATGTACACGAGCAGGGGAAGTGTTGTCACCTGCTGCACAGCATCTGGTCAAGTTTATTCGGCAAGAAGCTGCATTGATGAAATAA
- a CDS encoding YoaK family protein — translation MNQSTLQKYAMLLLCMSAGMVDLIGYLGLGHVLTANMTGNIVLLGIAIARAQEFVVLRSLLALIGFIAGNAIAAHMVGPVQTKNGWSTKVTAVFTVESILLLLFAIAMISPFSEQLSYLLIVILAVAMGMQTTAARRIGIAGISTTVLTNNLAAVVEDTVSILKRLRHANIRSLVTALSTDAYLRAGAVVIYLVGVIAAALLFHRVPMIAVWIPVLIIGGVTLYARLHAWGTSQQSEG, via the coding sequence ATGAATCAAAGTACCCTCCAAAAATACGCCATGCTGCTTCTCTGTATGTCTGCCGGAATGGTGGATCTGATCGGATATCTGGGACTGGGGCATGTGCTGACAGCCAACATGACAGGAAATATTGTTTTATTGGGTATTGCCATTGCCCGAGCTCAGGAATTTGTTGTGCTCCGGTCACTGCTTGCTCTCATTGGTTTTATTGCGGGCAATGCCATTGCAGCACATATGGTTGGACCTGTGCAGACCAAAAATGGCTGGTCTACTAAGGTTACCGCCGTATTTACAGTTGAAAGCATATTGCTCCTTCTGTTTGCAATCGCCATGATTAGCCCATTTTCAGAACAACTGTCCTACCTGTTAATTGTCATCCTGGCCGTTGCCATGGGAATGCAAACAACTGCGGCACGTCGAATCGGCATTGCTGGCATCTCAACAACCGTGCTAACCAATAATTTGGCCGCTGTGGTTGAGGACACCGTAAGCATCCTTAAAAGACTGCGACATGCTAATATTCGATCGTTAGTCACAGCCCTGTCTACAGACGCCTACCTTCGTGCAGGTGCTGTTGTCATCTATTTGGTCGGTGTCATTGCAGCCGCACTGCTATTCCACCGTGTGCCCATGATCGCAGTCTGGATTCCCGTCCTGATCATTGGCGGTGTAACCCTGTACGCCCGATTACACGCATGGGGAACTTCACAACAAAGTGAAGGTTAA